In the Brucella anthropi ATCC 49188 genome, one interval contains:
- a CDS encoding nucleotidyltransferase family protein — MHSLRLQQFVVNYVGYVDMIDFIELNNDQRREKVNSDQRYEAFQQASATVKSFRGSLVWHSVGGTEHLMRSYYNSAGVRRQKVEGRRSPETEAIKVKWDAARQAAQEVLSARKSQMERQTAVNRALRLGRVPHLTARIIRAVDNAGLLGAGIRIVGTNAIFAYEAIAGVFVDPGITATDDIDLLMDARRSLKMVVDDDIKNNSLLGLLKKVDKSFERTRSSYRAANREGYLVDLIKPPAKPIWRESRESIGNGEDELVAAAIEGLDWLENSPPFEAIAIDEKGEPLRIVAPDPRIFAAHKFWISQRGDREPVKRQRDRAQAETVAQLTTTYFKHLPYEASELRALPRNVFENAAPLFIDT, encoded by the coding sequence TTGCATAGTCTGCGTCTGCAACAGTTTGTTGTAAATTATGTCGGTTATGTTGATATGATTGATTTTATAGAACTAAATAATGATCAGAGGCGTGAAAAGGTTAACTCCGATCAACGCTATGAAGCCTTTCAGCAAGCATCTGCAACGGTCAAAAGCTTCCGTGGTTCATTAGTTTGGCATAGTGTTGGCGGAACCGAACATTTGATGCGCAGCTATTATAATTCTGCCGGAGTCAGACGTCAAAAGGTGGAAGGTCGCCGCTCACCAGAAACTGAGGCGATAAAAGTCAAATGGGATGCAGCTCGTCAAGCCGCGCAAGAGGTCTTGAGCGCGCGCAAATCTCAAATGGAACGCCAGACAGCTGTTAATCGCGCACTACGGCTTGGCCGCGTACCTCATCTTACGGCTCGGATTATTCGAGCCGTCGACAATGCTGGTTTGCTTGGTGCCGGGATTCGGATCGTTGGTACTAATGCGATATTTGCTTACGAAGCAATCGCCGGTGTGTTTGTGGATCCAGGCATCACTGCCACTGACGATATCGATCTGCTCATGGATGCGCGTCGTTCTCTCAAAATGGTCGTAGATGACGACATAAAGAATAACTCACTCCTCGGCCTCCTGAAGAAAGTCGATAAATCTTTTGAACGTACACGTTCCAGCTATCGCGCCGCAAACCGAGAGGGATATTTGGTTGACTTAATCAAACCTCCAGCCAAACCCATTTGGAGGGAAAGCCGTGAAAGCATTGGTAACGGTGAAGATGAACTTGTTGCTGCTGCGATCGAAGGGCTTGATTGGCTCGAAAATTCGCCACCCTTCGAGGCAATTGCGATTGATGAAAAGGGCGAGCCTTTGCGTATAGTCGCTCCGGACCCACGTATTTTTGCCGCTCATAAATTCTGGATCTCCCAAAGGGGAGATCGTGAACCAGTTAAGCGTCAACGTGATCGTGCGCAGGCAGAAACCGTTGCCCAATTGACGACCACTTACTTTAAACATCTTCCATATGAGGCGTCCGAGCTACGTGCACTGCCACGAAACGTTTTTGAAAATGCAGCACCCTTGTTCATCGATACTTAA